A window of Streptomyces sp. DG1A-41 contains these coding sequences:
- a CDS encoding Lrp/AsnC family transcriptional regulator — MAESVVLDPVDLHLLRLLQNDARTTYRDLAAQVGVAPSTCLDRVTRLRRSGVILGHRLELDPARLGRGLEALLSVQVRPHRRELVGPFVERIRALPESRTVFHLTGPDDYLVHVAVAGMADLQRLVLDEFTSRREVARVETRLIFQQWECGPLLPPSPSAQSA; from the coding sequence ATGGCCGAATCTGTCGTACTGGACCCGGTGGATCTCCACCTTTTGCGGCTGTTGCAGAACGACGCCCGGACGACGTACCGGGATCTCGCCGCGCAGGTCGGGGTGGCGCCGTCGACATGTCTGGACCGGGTGACCCGGCTGCGCCGCTCGGGCGTGATCCTCGGACACCGGCTGGAGCTGGATCCGGCCAGACTGGGACGAGGGCTGGAAGCCTTGCTGTCGGTGCAGGTCAGACCGCACCGGCGGGAATTGGTGGGGCCGTTCGTGGAGCGGATCCGCGCCCTGCCGGAGTCGCGGACCGTCTTCCATCTGACCGGACCGGACGACTACCTCGTCCATGTCGCGGTCGCCGGCATGGCCGACCTTCAGCGGCTCGTGCTGGACGAGTTCACCTCGCGGCGGGAGGTGGCGCGCGTGGAGACCCGGCTGATCTTCCAGCAGTGGGAGTGCGGGCCGCTGCTGCCGCCTTCGCCCTCGGCTCAATCCGCGTGA
- a CDS encoding GNAT family N-acetyltransferase, whose protein sequence is MTRKVTDVTHLNDCRPANPWQRVTAALHTWRTRRHEHAPPSDDTESPAPEPVPGANTLWRMRTTVRDEPGSLAALCTALAEHRVDILSLQTHPLAEGTVDEFLLRAPGELPASGITTAVRTAGGTDTWIERADAHDLVDAPTRVLGLATRTALDAAELPLALRQLLGRCTIRSQPAPAGGDEVSDGVPVEGALDDTVMRLRAPEGGVITVERPHLPFTPTEFARARALVELDARLGPRVPRGRDVLTLAEGSDITVRRADNRDLEAARAMHERCSDRTIKLRYHGPVGDADRYLNHLLSPRFGRTLAVQTASGRLVGLGHLLWDGDETEVALIVEDAWQRRGIGGELLGRLVAMAAEGGCGSVYAVTQASNTGMVAAMRGLGLPLDYQVEEGTLVITARLGEPVASSAGELGSASAS, encoded by the coding sequence ATGACGCGAAAAGTGACTGATGTGACGCACTTGAACGACTGCCGTCCCGCCAACCCGTGGCAGCGGGTCACGGCGGCGCTCCACACCTGGCGAACACGACGCCACGAACACGCGCCGCCGTCGGACGATACCGAGTCCCCGGCACCGGAGCCGGTGCCGGGGGCGAACACGCTGTGGCGGATGCGGACCACGGTGAGGGACGAACCGGGATCACTGGCGGCCCTGTGCACGGCCCTCGCCGAGCACCGGGTCGACATCCTCAGCCTCCAGACGCATCCGCTGGCCGAGGGCACGGTGGACGAGTTCCTGCTGCGTGCCCCGGGCGAGTTGCCGGCCTCCGGAATCACCACGGCTGTCCGGACGGCCGGCGGCACCGACACCTGGATCGAGCGGGCCGACGCCCACGATCTGGTGGACGCGCCGACCCGGGTGCTGGGACTCGCCACCCGCACCGCCCTGGACGCCGCGGAACTTCCCCTGGCGCTGCGCCAGTTGCTGGGCCGGTGCACGATCCGTTCCCAGCCCGCACCGGCCGGCGGCGACGAGGTCTCCGACGGTGTCCCGGTGGAGGGAGCCCTGGACGACACGGTGATGCGCCTGCGCGCCCCGGAAGGCGGAGTGATCACCGTGGAGCGGCCGCACCTGCCCTTCACACCGACCGAGTTCGCCCGGGCCAGGGCCCTGGTGGAACTGGACGCCCGGCTCGGGCCGCGCGTCCCGCGCGGCCGGGACGTGCTCACCCTGGCCGAGGGCAGCGACATCACGGTGCGCCGGGCCGACAACCGTGATCTGGAGGCGGCCAGGGCGATGCACGAGCGGTGCTCGGACCGCACGATCAAGCTGCGCTACCACGGGCCGGTCGGTGACGCCGACCGCTATCTCAACCACCTGCTCAGTCCGCGCTTCGGCCGTACCCTCGCCGTGCAGACGGCCTCCGGGCGGCTCGTCGGGCTCGGTCACCTGCTGTGGGACGGTGACGAGACGGAGGTCGCGCTGATCGTCGAGGACGCGTGGCAGCGGCGGGGCATCGGCGGGGAGTTGCTGGGCCGGCTGGTCGCGATGGCCGCGGAGGGGGGTTGCGGGAGTGTGTACGCCGTGACGCAGGCGTCCAACACCGGGATGGTCGCCGCGATGCGGGGGTTGGGGCTCCCCCTCGACTATCAGGTCGAGGAGGGGACGCTGGTCATCACTGCGCGGCTGGGTGAGCCGGTTGCGTCGAGTGCGGGTGAGTTGGGGAGCGCCTCAGCGTCGTAG